CGGCCTTCGCGCCTAATTCGATTCACCATTTGGATTCCTGTCCGCCGCCAGAACAGAACCGACGCCGCGGGCCGGCGCCGAGTGTATGGGGTGAGGTGGGCGTGATGAAGGTATCTTTGCTTGCAGCGAGTTTCATTGCTGCCATGGTAATGTCAGCAGGCATGGCCGGCGCGAACGAGCGCTACGCAGTGCGGCCGCCGGTCAAGGTCAGTCCCGATCTGGCAGCCCCCTGGGTGATGCAGCTTCAGGACGGCCAGGCGCGGCGCACCGTGCCAACCACCCTGAGGCAGTCGCACCACATGAGGTCGCAGCCGACCCGCCCGAGCGCTGAACGCAACGCGAGGCCCCGGACCGAGCAGAACTATCGCGCACGCCAGCGTCAGGAAGCGGTTCGCACCCTTCCAGCGGCTGCCGCGCCGAAGGCCAGGCAGGAACGTCGCCACGCGCTCGATCCGAAGTTCCTCCCGCAGCAGGTGTCCTACGACACGTCGTATTCCGCCGGCACCATCGTGATCGATAGCGCGTCCAAGTTCCTCTACCTCGTGGAGGGCAACGGCAGCGCCCGCCGCTACGGCGTCGGCGTCGGCAAGGAGGGCATGGGCTGGACGGGAACCGAGACAGTGTCCCGCAAGGCGCAGTGGCCCGACTGGCGTCCGCCGGCGCAGATGATCGCCCGCGAGCGGGCGAAAGGGCGTCATTTGCCGAATTTCATGGCTGGCGGCCCCGAAAACCCGCTCGGCGCGCGTGCGCTCTATCTCGGCTCGACGCTCTATCGCATCCACGGCACCAATGCGCCGTGGACGATCGGCACGAACGTCTCGTCGGGATGCATTCGCCTGCGCAACGAGGATGTCGTCGACCTCTACGAACGCGTCCCCGTCGGCGCCAAGGTCGTCGTCATGTAGCTTCCCCACGGGAACGGCTGGCCAAGGGGGATCTGGCCAGTCAGCGAAAGGCGGCGCGGGAAACCGCAGCCGCCTTCTTCGCACCCGGCAACCCACCCTGCAGTTCACGCTTGTTCAAGCTGAACCAGATAGGCTCGTCCCCTGCATGGGTCATTGAGGTTCTCGTGGACGTATTCCTGAACGTGCTGCTACCGATGACGCTGTTCGTCATCATGTTCCTGCTCGGCCTCAGCCTCGTCATCGGGGACTTCAAGCGCATCGCCCAGGCGCCCAAGGCGTTTGCGGTCGGCATCTTCTGCCGCATGGTCGCCATGCCCCTCGCCGGGTTTGCCCTGGCGATCCTGTTCAGGCTCCCACCCGAGCTCGGGCTCGGCCTGGTGATCCTTGCGCTATGCCCCGGCGGCGCGAGCTCGGTCATCATGACCCGCGTCGCACGCGGCGACGTGGCCCTGTCGCTCTCTCTCACCGCAGTCAGCACGCTTCTCGCGGTCGTCACCATGCCCCTTCTGACCGAGCTGGCCGCTGACTACTTCATCGGCCTGGAAGCCGGTGACCTGGACGTGTCGCGGCTGGGCTTGTCGATGTTTGCGCTGACGACGCTTCCGGTGATCGCGGGAATGACGGTCCGCCGGCTTGCCCCTGCCTTCGCCCAATTGGCGGAACGACTGATCTCGCCGCTGGCGATGGTCCTGATGATCGTCGTGGTAGGGGGCATCCTGATGATCAACTGGACACTCTTCATCGAAAATCTGCCGCTGCTCGGTCCGAGCGCCATTGCGCTCAATCTGGTGACGCTGATCGTTGCGCTCGGGCTGGCGCGCCTGATGTCCCTGACTGAAGGCCAGGCCACCGCCCTCGCACTCGAGGTCGGCATCCAGAACGCGGCGCTTGGCGTCGCGGTGGGCACCCTGGTCGCCCACAGTGCGGGCGACGTGGCGCCGGCCAGCGTGCCCGCTGGCGTCTACGGCATCACGATGTACGCAGTCTGCCTTACGTTCACCTTCTGGCAGCGCAACCGTGCGGTGCGGTCGGATGACAGCGCGGGCTCCTCCGTCCAGCCGGACCCTGAACTCAGCTCGCGCTAATCGAAACGGGCCGCGCCTCCGGCCCCAGGCCGCGTGGCCGCCTCCCGCCATAGGCCCAGTCGAGCAGCTCGACCGTGTGGACGATCGGCATGCCGGCGCGGTCGGCGATCTGGGTCATGCAGCCGATGTTGCCGGTTGCGACGATGTCGGCCTGCGTCGCCGCGATGTTCTTCACCTTGCGGTCGCGCAGGCGGGTGGAAATCTCCGGCTGCATGATGTTGTAGGTGCCGGCCGAGCCGCAGCAAAGGTGCCCCTCGCGCGGCTCGCGGACGACGAAACCGGCCTTCGCCAGCAGGTCCTTCGGCTGGCGGGTGATTTTTTGGCCGTGCTGCATCGAGCAGGCCGAGTGATAAGCGACCGCGAGCCCGGGCTTTACCGCAGGCTCGGGAAGGTCGAGCGCGGCGAGATACTCGGTCACGTCCTTGGCCATCGCCGAAACCCGGGCCGCCTTCTCCGCATAGGCCGGATCGAGCCGGAGCATGAAGCCGTAGTCCTTGATCGTGGTTCCGCAGCCCGAGGCAGTGATGATGATCGCGTCGAGGCCCTTGTCCATCTCGCGAACCCACACGTCGACGTTCCTGCGCGCAAAATCCAGGGCAGCATCCTCGCGCCCCATGTGGTGGACCAGCGCCCCGCAGCACCCCTCGCCTTCCGGAACGACGACCTCGACGCCGAGGCGGGTGAGCAAGGAAACCGTGGCGTCGTTGATCCCCGGATCGAGCACCGGCTGCGCGCAGCCGGTCAGGATGGCGACTCGGCCCCGTCGCGCACCTGCCGCACCATGCGCGCCCGGCCTGGAAAGGGGAGACGCCGCCGGCACGCTCTTCGGCGCAAGGCGCAGCATCGCCGCCAGCGGCTTGAGGGGCGCGACGGAGGCAAACAGGCGCTCGAGCGGGCGGCCGAGGGCAGCCAGCTTGAGGGCGGCGCGGAAGCGCCCCGGATAGGGCAGCACCGCGGCCAGGAGGCTGCGGGTCAGGCGGTCCATCAACGGACGGCGATAGGTCTTTTCGATATGGGCGCGGGCATGATCGACCAGGTGCATGTAGTTGACCCCCGACGGGCAGGTCGTCATGCAGGCGAGGCAGGACAGGCAGCGGTCGATGTGTGTCACGATCTCGGCGTCCGCCGGACGACCGTTCTCCAGCATGTCCTTGATCAGGTAGATCCGGCCACGCGGGCTGTCGAGCTCGTTGCCGAGCGTGACATAGGTCGGGCACGTCGCCGTGCAGAAGCCGCAATGGACGCACTTGCGCAGGATTTTTTCCGATTCCGCGACATGTGGGTCAGTAAGCTGGGCGGGTGTGAAGGTGGTTTGCATTATGTGTCGCTGATCGGGCCGGACTTGTGGAACTCAATCTTCAGGACACCCTTCGCCGGAGTGGCATCTGAGCGAAGGGAGCGCGCAATTTGATCGACCTGCGGCAGTAGTGTAGCGAGGCGTTGGGTCGGCAATACCGCTAACAGTATTTCCAGCTGCCGCACGTTCTGCTGTCGGGCCATGTTCTTGTCGCAGGTCAGGAGACAATCGAACCCGGCTTGCTTGACCCGCGTCAGCAGCTCGCCGTTCTTGGTGCCTTTCCAGTGGTTGGGAAAGGACACGATCTCCAAGCCCAACGCACGTAACGCCTTGGCCAGATCGCGCGGCACGGATTCATCGAGAACAATCCTCAAGCCGCCCTCGGAAAATGACGCTTCACTTCATTCGCCAGGATTTGCAGCACCGCCTCGACCTGATGTCTTTCTACGGTCGGAAAATTGTCAACGAACTCCTCGACCGACATCCCGTCGGCCATGTTCTCAAACAACGCATCGACAGGCACACGCGTGCCTTTGAAAACGACTGCACCAGACACGACTTCGGGGTCTGAGCTCAGAACATCCGTGATTTTCATGCCAGCCTCCTGTTCCGGCAACGACGGGCCATCCTACCCCATCCTGCCCGGATTGAGCACGCCGTTCGGGTCGAACTCGTGCTTCAGGCGCCGCGACAGGGCGGCGAGCGCGGCCGGTTGCGGCTCGAAGACGTCCACCGAGCCTCGCCATGACGGCGCTGCGCGGACCAGCGTGGCATGGCCGCCGCCGCACTTCTGCACCAGGCGACGGATCAGGTCAGCCTCGGGATCGCCTTCCATCCGAAGCCATACCAGCCCACCCTGCCAGTCGAAGAAGGCGCTCGCAGGAGACTCCATGCGCAGCGCCAGCGAGAGCTTCCAGCCTTCGCTGGGCGCGACCGAAACCCGCCAGACCGGCTTTTCGGTGCCGTCAGCGAAGGGAATGCAGTCGCGGACGTCGCGCCACAGGGCCCGCGACTGGTCCGCCGGGATCTCGTCGATCTGTGGTGCTGCGCCCAACAGGTCCTTGAGCTTGGCCACCCTGTAGGCGACCGAGGGACCGAAGCCCTCGACACGCACCAGCGACGCCGATTGGCTGCCCAGCACGCCGCCGGCCACCTTGTCCGCGATACCCTCGGGCAGGTGTGCCGCTCCTGATACTTCGCAACTCGACCCCATCGCGATGGCGAGCGCCGACGCCATTGCGTCGTCCTCGAAGCCACGCACGGCGAGCGTCGTCTCGGTCTCGGCAGCGGGCAAGACCTTGAAGGTGACGTCGGTGGCGACCGCCAGCGTGCCCCACGAGCCGGCCAGCCCCTTGGAGAGGTCGTATCCGGTGACGTTCTTCACCACGCGACCGCCTGATTTGAACGCCTCGCCACGGCCAGACACGGCGTGGATGCCGAGGACATGGTCGCGCGCCGCGCCGGCCTTCAGTCGGCGAGGACCGGCAAGGTTCGCGGCCAGCATGCCGCCAATCGTCCCGCGGCCTGGTTCTCCACCAAGGAGCGGGCCGTAGTCCATCGGCTCGAACGCGAACTCCTGGCCGTTTTCCTTCAGCAGCCGTTCGATCTCCGCGACGGGCGTTCCGGCCCGCGCCGACAGCACAAGCTCCTCCGGCTCGTAGAGCGTGACGCCGGTGAGTTGCGACAGATCGAGCGTATGCTCGGCCTGCACCGGCCGACCGATGCCCCGCTTCGATCCGTGGCCAATGATCTCCAGCGGCGCGCCTTCCGCGGCTGCCCACTGGACGGCGGAGAGGACGTCGGCGGAGGTGGAAGGAGTGAAATTGGTCATGGGCATCTACGATCTTGAGTTCCTCGCCCCCGCAAAGCGGGGAAGAGGTGCCGAGCGAAGCGAGGCGGAGAGGGGGAGCATCATCTCAAAGGCCACCATCCCTCGGCATGCCTGGCTTGGCATAGACAAACCTCAGGTCCCAAGCGACGGTATCTTCCGCCAAACGTCCGTCCAGCGCGGCCAAGATCGTCTCACAAACGCTGGTTTTGCTTCGGAGCACGTCACTACTCCAGAACCGAATCACCGAGTATCCGCAACTTCGCATGAACTCGTCACGTCGCCGGTCGTACTCACTGTCCGCATGCTGGCTGCCATCGAGTTCGATGATGAGTTTTGCGCTGCGGCATGCGAAATCTGCGAAGTAAGGTCCGAACGGCATCTGGCGGACGAACTTGTGACCGCCGAGCCTACGAGCCTTCAACTCGTTCCAGAGGACTGCTTCCGCCTGGTTGTCGCCCCGTCGAAGCGAGCGAGCGCGCGCAATCTTTTCTGCGGTGCGTCGGCTCGCCAGATGCGTCTCCCCCCTCTCCGTCTCGGGCTTTGCCCGAGACACCTCTCCCCCGCGTTGCGGGGGCGAGGAACCATCTTTCGGAGAGATCACCTCAAAACCTCGGAATATCCGGAAACGCCACCTGCCCGCGGTGCACATGCATGCGGCCGAGCTCGGCGCAGCGGCGCAGCTGCGGGAACACTTTTCCCGGATTGAGCAGGTGGTTGGGATCGAACGCGCATTTGACGCGCATCTGCTGGTCGAGATCCGCCTCGTTGAACATCTCGGGCATCAGGTCACGCTTTTCCACACCGACACCGTGCTCGCCCGTGAGCACGCCGCCCACCTCAACGCAGAGGCGCAGGATGTCGGAACCAAAATCCTCGGCCTTCTCCAGTTCGCCGGGCACGTTGGCATCATAGAGGATGAGCGGATGCAGGTTGCCGTCGCCGGCATGGAACACGTTGGCGACGCGCAGGCCGTACTTCTCCGACAGGGACCGCATGCCGGCCAGCACTCGCGGCAACTCCTTGCGCGGGATCGTGCCGTCCATGCAGTAATAGTCGGGCGAGATGCGGCCGACCGCCGGGAACGCAGCCTTGCGCCCCGCCCAGAAGGCAAGCCGTTCCTCCTCGGAGGTGGAGATGCGGCAGAGCGTGGAGCCGTTCCGCGCGGCGATAGCCTCTACCGCGCCGATGAGGTGGTCCACCTCGTTCTTCGGCCCGTCCAGTTCGACGATCAGGAGCGCCTCGCAGTCCAGCGGATAACCGGCATGCAGGAAGTCCTCGGCGGCATGGATGGCGGGTCGGTCCATCATCTCCATGCCGCCAGGGATGATGCCAGCCCCAATGATGTCGGCGACGCAATGGCCGCCCTCTTCGCTGGTGGGAAAGCCGATCAGCAGGGCCCGCGCGGTTTCAGGCTTGCGCAGGATGCGCACCGTCACTTCGGTCACCACGCCGAGCAGGCCTTCCGAACCCGTCATGAGGCCGAGAAGATCATAGCCTTCGGCGTCGAGATGCTTGCCGCCGAGGCGCACGACCTCGCCGTTCATCAGCACCATCTCGATGCCCAGCACGTTGTTTGCGGTAAGCCCGTATTTCAGGCAGTGCACGCCGCCGGAGTTTTCCGCGACGTTGCCGCCGATCGAGCAGGCGATCTGGGAGGATGGATCGGGGGCGTAGTAAAAACCCTCCTGCTCGACGGCGTGGGTGATGCCGAGATTGGTCACCCCCGGCTGCGCCACCACGGCGCGGTTGGGATAGTCGATGTCGAGGATGCGGTTGAAGCGGCTCATGACAAGCAGGACCGCGTCCTCCAGCGGCAGCGCGCCGCCCGAGAGCGACGTGCCGGAACCGCGCGGCACCACGCGGATGTTGCGCTCGTTGCAATATTTGAGGACGCGCGAGACCTGCGCGACCGTTTCCGGCAAGACGACGACGAGCGGGAGCTGGCGATAGGCTGTAAGCGCATCGCTCTCGAACACGCGCATCTCGTTGACCGTATCCACCACCCCCTCGCCCGGAACGATGGTGCGCATGTCGGCCACGATTTCCTCGCGACGCGCAAGCGTCTTCTCGTCCGGTTTCGGCATCAACAGCCGCGACATAGCAAACTCCGCCCACTGGTAAAAAGGATTTACCAGTTTAGATGGACGCTTGCAAATACTGCATTGGCCGCATCCGGAAACGACAGGACGGGCCGCTGACGCAGCGTCAATTTGCCACTGTCCTGGGCTCCGAATGCCGCCGCCTGACGCGGCGCACCATCCACCAGACAGCGAGGATCGCGACCGGCACGGCCGATGCCGTCACCACTTCCGACTTCACCTCGACGCCGAAAAGCACACTGCCCTTGGCGAGATAGCCGACGAGGCCGACGACATAGTAGGAGACGGCGGCGACGGAGAGGCCCTCCACCGTCTGCTGCAGCCGCAACTGGAGTTTTGCGCGGTCGTTCATCGAAGCAAGCAGGTCGCGATTCTGGCTTTCGACCTCGACATCGATCCAGGTGCGCAGAAGCGTCGTGGCCCGGGTCAGCTTGCGCGACAGGTTGGCCTGACGCTCCTCCACCGAACGGCAGGTGCGCATGGCGGGCGCGACACGCCGCTTCAGGAAGCCGGCCCAGGTGTCGTAGCCTGGCACCACCTCTTCATCGAGCGCATTCAGGCGCTCCTCCACGATGCCGTCATAGGCACGGCTGGCCCCGAACCGATAGAGGCTGGCGGCAGCATCGGCCTCCAGTTCAGCCGCGAGCTCGGTGAGGTCGGCAAGCAGGACCGGGCTCTGGCGCGTTTCCGCCGCCTTCATCTCGCGCGTGATCAACGCCAGCCGGTCCTCGATGCGGCGAACGCGGGCCGAGAGCGACTGAGCGAGCGGCAGGCCAAGCATGGCCAGCGTGCGGTAGGTTTCGACGTCGATCAGGCGTTGCGTCAGCGCGCCGGTTCGGGCCGGGTTCAATCCACGGTCGAGCACCAGAATACGCGTCAGCCCGTCGCCATCCTGGCGAAAGTCGGTGATCACCGCCGCCTTACCGCCCTCGACCAGCGAATAGCAGAGGCTGGTCGGATCGAACCCGGCGATCAGCCTTTCGCTGGCAGGGTTCCAGCGCCGGATTTCCAGGCGGATGCCGGAGATGACGGTGCCGGGCGGCGAGAACCCGTTGCCGAAGGGCGATTCTTCAAGAGAACGGCCGTTCTCATGCAACGGGCCCTCCCAAAGATAGGTCGAAAACTCCGTGTGGCGCTCCCAGCGCAGCGTCCCCTGCCCCCATTTCATGGCATGGTGGCGCGCCTGACGGTCCGGAGCCGCGATCCCCAGCCCGCGTGACAGTTCCGCCAGCACGGCATGATCGACCCCGGAGCCGCCGTCGGTCATGAAGGAGAGCTGGATCAGGATGCGCGGCGCCTCGATCAGCGGATGCGGCCGCGCATGCACTTCGCCCAATGCGCCCGGACGGCCTTCATGTGCCGGGAACCCCAGCACGCTGCCAGACGTCTGCGTCTGAAACCGAAGACCTGGCGGCTCGATCGTCATGTCCCTCTCCAACGGGCGCACGATGCTCGCGCAGGAGATTGCGCCGGGAAATGGGCATTTGTGTCGCGCTGCGGCCGGCGTGATGCAACGGCAGTCCGGCAAAGTGGATAATTTTGTTGACCAGTCGCCGGTCTGGCCGGTATTTTGCTTGGGCTTGCCTCGCGTGACAGTATTTGCGGACCGCATGTGACAGAGATTTTCACCCCGATCGACCACGCGCGCACCGCCGACGAGGCGGCGCAGCAGATCGAGAGCCTGATCCTCGAAGGCGTGCTGCGCGTCGGCGATCGGCTGCCGGCCGAACGCGAGTTGTCCAAACGGTTCGACGTGTCCCGACCCATCCTGCGGGATGCACTGAAAAGCCTCGAGACGCGCGGCCTGCTCATGACGCGCCATGGCGGCGGGACCTATGTGGCCGACGTCATCGGCCAGGTGTTTTCGAAGCCGGTGATGGAGCTGATCGCGACCCATCCGAAAGCGTCGGCGGACTATCTGGAATACCGCCGCGAGATCGAGGGCGTGGCGGCGGAGTACGCCGCACGCCGCGCGACGCGCGAGGACCGCGCATTGCTGGACGAGATCGTCGGGCGCATGCAGGCGGCGCATGAGCGCGGCGATTTTTCCGAAGAGGCCGCGATCGACGTCGAATTCCACAACACGATCGGCGAATGCGCTCACAACATCATCCTGCTGCATTCGCTGCGCGCCTGCTACCGGTTGCTGGAAGACGGCGTCCTGCTCAACCGGCTGATGGTGTTCAACCTGCCGGGCGCACGCGAGCAGCTTCTGGCGCAGCATCTCGACATCCACCGCGCGGTGACTGCGGGCGATGCGCAGGCCGCGCGGCGGGCCGCCATGGACCACATCAGCTACGTCGAGCGCGCCATGGTCGAGGCCGCGCGCACCGGCGACTGGCAGCGTGTGTCGCGCCTGAGGCTCAAGCAGCGTGCGGAGACGGAGAGCGGCCGCTCGCGCGCGGCGGAAGGGCGCGATTGATGCCTTCGAAGATTTCAGATCAAACCCGGCGCGCCGCGGTGGCCGCCATCATTGCCTGTTTGCGGAGTTCCCATGTCCACCATCGTTGAAATCGCCGATCTGAAGGCGCTCGCCAGGCGGCGGGTGCCAAAGATGTTCTTCGACTATGCCGACTCCGGCGCCTGGACCGAAGGCACCTATCGCGCCAACGAGGAGGATTTCGCCAAAATCAAGCTCAGGCAGAGGGTCTTGGTCGACATGACCGACCGTTCGCTCGAAAGCACGATGATCGGCCAGAAGGTCTCGATGCCGGTGGCGCTGGCGCCGACCGGCCTGACCGGCATGCAGCATCCGGACGGCGAGATGCTTGCGGCGCAGGCGGCGGAGGAATTCGGCGTGCCGTTCACACTGTCGACCATGAGCATCTGCTCGATCGAGGACGTCGCGTCGGTGACGAAGAAGCCATTCTGGTTCCAGCTCTACGTCATGCGCGACCGGGACTTCGTCAACAACCTGATCGACCGGGCCAAGGCCGCCAACTGCTCTGCCCTAGTGCTGACGCTCGACCTGCAGATCCTCGGCCAGCGCCACAAGGACATCCGCAACGGACTCTCCGCTCCGCCGAAATTCACGCCCAAGCACATCTACCAGATGGCGACGCGGCCTGCCTGGTGCATGGGCATGCTGGGCACACAGCGGCGCACCTTCCGCAACATCGTGGGCCACGCCAAGGGCGTCGGCGACCTGTCGTCGCTCTCGTCGTGGACGGCGGAGCAGTTCGACCCGCGCCTGTCATGGGCGGACGTCGAGTGGATCAAGAAGCGCTGGGGCGGCAAGCTGATCCTCAAGGGCATCCTCGACAAGGAGGACGCGGTGATGGCCGCCAAGACCGGCGCCGACGCCATCATCGTCTCCAACCATGGCGGCCGCCAGCTCGACGGGGCCCCCTCCTCCATCTCGGTGCTGCCCGAGATCGTCGATACGGTCGGTGACAAGGTCGAGGTGCACATGGACGGCGGCATCCGCTCCGGCCAGGACGTACTCAAGGCGCTTTGCCTCGGCGCCAAGGGAACGTTTATCGGGCGGCCCTTCCTGTACGGGCTCGGCGCCTTCGGAAAGCGGGGCGTGACGACCGCGCTGGAGATCATCCGCAGGGAACTCGACGTCACCATGGCGCTATGCGGCAAGCGCGACATCCAGGACGTGGGGCCGGAGCTTCTCTACCGGGGATAGCCGCGGCGCGCAGCGGTTCGACTTGCGCGCCTGGCGTGGTAGCCTCGCGGGCATGGCGACAGGCGCTGACAGCAGCATCGATTTCGCAAGAGCCCGCGCGCCGGACGGCGTGCGGCTCTACGCAATCGGCGACATCCACGGCTGCCTCGTCCAGCTCAAGGCCATGCACGCCCACATCCACGGCGAGATCGCGCGGGACCGACCCGCCGACTGGCGGATCATCCATCTCGGCGACTACGTGGACCGCGGTCCCCAGTCGAAGGACGTCATCGCGTACCTCATTGAGGCGCGCCAGCGCGACCCGCGCCACGTCATGCTTCGCGGCAACCATGAGGCCGGCTTCGTCGAATTCCTTAAAACGGCTGTCCCCAACGGGCTGTTCGCCCATTGCGGCGGCCCGGCGACGGCGCGCTCGTACGGGGTCGCCCTCGACTTCTCGAACCGGTTCGCGCTCGAGCGTGGGCACGCCGCGCTGGTGCGCGCGCTGCCGCACGGTCACATCGGCTTTCTCCTCGACCTGGACTACTCGGCGCGTTTCGGCGACTTCTTCTTCTGCCATGCGGGCATAAGGCCGGGCGTGGCGCT
This portion of the Mesorhizobium shangrilense genome encodes:
- a CDS encoding FAD-linked oxidase C-terminal domain-containing protein — protein: MSRLLMPKPDEKTLARREEIVADMRTIVPGEGVVDTVNEMRVFESDALTAYRQLPLVVVLPETVAQVSRVLKYCNERNIRVVPRGSGTSLSGGALPLEDAVLLVMSRFNRILDIDYPNRAVVAQPGVTNLGITHAVEQEGFYYAPDPSSQIACSIGGNVAENSGGVHCLKYGLTANNVLGIEMVLMNGEVVRLGGKHLDAEGYDLLGLMTGSEGLLGVVTEVTVRILRKPETARALLIGFPTSEEGGHCVADIIGAGIIPGGMEMMDRPAIHAAEDFLHAGYPLDCEALLIVELDGPKNEVDHLIGAVEAIAARNGSTLCRISTSEEERLAFWAGRKAAFPAVGRISPDYYCMDGTIPRKELPRVLAGMRSLSEKYGLRVANVFHAGDGNLHPLILYDANVPGELEKAEDFGSDILRLCVEVGGVLTGEHGVGVEKRDLMPEMFNEADLDQQMRVKCAFDPNHLLNPGKVFPQLRRCAELGRMHVHRGQVAFPDIPRF
- a CDS encoding endonuclease domain-containing protein; this translates as MASRRTAEKIARARSLRRGDNQAEAVLWNELKARRLGGHKFVRQMPFGPYFADFACRSAKLIIELDGSQHADSEYDRRRDEFMRSCGYSVIRFWSSDVLRSKTSVCETILAALDGRLAEDTVAWDLRFVYAKPGMPRDGGL
- the glcE gene encoding glycolate oxidase subunit GlcE gives rise to the protein MTNFTPSTSADVLSAVQWAAAEGAPLEIIGHGSKRGIGRPVQAEHTLDLSQLTGVTLYEPEELVLSARAGTPVAEIERLLKENGQEFAFEPMDYGPLLGGEPGRGTIGGMLAANLAGPRRLKAGAARDHVLGIHAVSGRGEAFKSGGRVVKNVTGYDLSKGLAGSWGTLAVATDVTFKVLPAAETETTLAVRGFEDDAMASALAIAMGSSCEVSGAAHLPEGIADKVAGGVLGSQSASLVRVEGFGPSVAYRVAKLKDLLGAAPQIDEIPADQSRALWRDVRDCIPFADGTEKPVWRVSVAPSEGWKLSLALRMESPASAFFDWQGGLVWLRMEGDPEADLIRRLVQKCGGGHATLVRAAPSWRGSVDVFEPQPAALAALSRRLKHEFDPNGVLNPGRMG
- a CDS encoding L,D-transpeptidase, whose protein sequence is MMKVSLLAASFIAAMVMSAGMAGANERYAVRPPVKVSPDLAAPWVMQLQDGQARRTVPTTLRQSHHMRSQPTRPSAERNARPRTEQNYRARQRQEAVRTLPAAAAPKARQERRHALDPKFLPQQVSYDTSYSAGTIVIDSASKFLYLVEGNGSARRYGVGVGKEGMGWTGTETVSRKAQWPDWRPPAQMIARERAKGRHLPNFMAGGPENPLGARALYLGSTLYRIHGTNAPWTIGTNVSSGCIRLRNEDVVDLYERVPVGAKVVVM
- a CDS encoding metallophosphoesterase family protein; the protein is MATGADSSIDFARARAPDGVRLYAIGDIHGCLVQLKAMHAHIHGEIARDRPADWRIIHLGDYVDRGPQSKDVIAYLIEARQRDPRHVMLRGNHEAGFVEFLKTAVPNGLFAHCGGPATARSYGVALDFSNRFALERGHAALVRALPHGHIGFLLDLDYSARFGDFFFCHAGIRPGVALERQTPEDLIWIRDEFLDYPHLHPKVIVHGHTPCDAPETLPNRVNIDTGCYRTGVLTALAIEGAEKRFIAVRA
- a CDS encoding alpha-hydroxy acid oxidase, with product MSTIVEIADLKALARRRVPKMFFDYADSGAWTEGTYRANEEDFAKIKLRQRVLVDMTDRSLESTMIGQKVSMPVALAPTGLTGMQHPDGEMLAAQAAEEFGVPFTLSTMSICSIEDVASVTKKPFWFQLYVMRDRDFVNNLIDRAKAANCSALVLTLDLQILGQRHKDIRNGLSAPPKFTPKHIYQMATRPAWCMGMLGTQRRTFRNIVGHAKGVGDLSSLSSWTAEQFDPRLSWADVEWIKKRWGGKLILKGILDKEDAVMAAKTGADAIIVSNHGGRQLDGAPSSISVLPEIVDTVGDKVEVHMDGGIRSGQDVLKALCLGAKGTFIGRPFLYGLGAFGKRGVTTALEIIRRELDVTMALCGKRDIQDVGPELLYRG
- the glcF gene encoding glycolate oxidase subunit GlcF; translated protein: MQTTFTPAQLTDPHVAESEKILRKCVHCGFCTATCPTYVTLGNELDSPRGRIYLIKDMLENGRPADAEIVTHIDRCLSCLACMTTCPSGVNYMHLVDHARAHIEKTYRRPLMDRLTRSLLAAVLPYPGRFRAALKLAALGRPLERLFASVAPLKPLAAMLRLAPKSVPAASPLSRPGAHGAAGARRGRVAILTGCAQPVLDPGINDATVSLLTRLGVEVVVPEGEGCCGALVHHMGREDAALDFARRNVDVWVREMDKGLDAIIITASGCGTTIKDYGFMLRLDPAYAEKAARVSAMAKDVTEYLAALDLPEPAVKPGLAVAYHSACSMQHGQKITRQPKDLLAKAGFVVREPREGHLCCGSAGTYNIMQPEISTRLRDRKVKNIAATQADIVATGNIGCMTQIADRAGMPIVHTVELLDWAYGGRRPRGLGPEARPVSISAS
- a CDS encoding bile acid:sodium symporter family protein, with protein sequence MDVFLNVLLPMTLFVIMFLLGLSLVIGDFKRIAQAPKAFAVGIFCRMVAMPLAGFALAILFRLPPELGLGLVILALCPGGASSVIMTRVARGDVALSLSLTAVSTLLAVVTMPLLTELAADYFIGLEAGDLDVSRLGLSMFALTTLPVIAGMTVRRLAPAFAQLAERLISPLAMVLMIVVVGGILMINWTLFIENLPLLGPSAIALNLVTLIVALGLARLMSLTEGQATALALEVGIQNAALGVAVGTLVAHSAGDVAPASVPAGVYGITMYAVCLTFTFWQRNRAVRSDDSAGSSVQPDPELSSR
- a CDS encoding DUF3422 family protein: MTIEPPGLRFQTQTSGSVLGFPAHEGRPGALGEVHARPHPLIEAPRILIQLSFMTDGGSGVDHAVLAELSRGLGIAAPDRQARHHAMKWGQGTLRWERHTEFSTYLWEGPLHENGRSLEESPFGNGFSPPGTVISGIRLEIRRWNPASERLIAGFDPTSLCYSLVEGGKAAVITDFRQDGDGLTRILVLDRGLNPARTGALTQRLIDVETYRTLAMLGLPLAQSLSARVRRIEDRLALITREMKAAETRQSPVLLADLTELAAELEADAAASLYRFGASRAYDGIVEERLNALDEEVVPGYDTWAGFLKRRVAPAMRTCRSVEERQANLSRKLTRATTLLRTWIDVEVESQNRDLLASMNDRAKLQLRLQQTVEGLSVAAVSYYVVGLVGYLAKGSVLFGVEVKSEVVTASAVPVAILAVWWMVRRVRRRHSEPRTVAN
- a CDS encoding DUF433 domain-containing protein encodes the protein MKITDVLSSDPEVVSGAVVFKGTRVPVDALFENMADGMSVEEFVDNFPTVERHQVEAVLQILANEVKRHFPRAA
- a CDS encoding FCD domain-containing protein; protein product: MTEIFTPIDHARTADEAAQQIESLILEGVLRVGDRLPAERELSKRFDVSRPILRDALKSLETRGLLMTRHGGGTYVADVIGQVFSKPVMELIATHPKASADYLEYRREIEGVAAEYAARRATREDRALLDEIVGRMQAAHERGDFSEEAAIDVEFHNTIGECAHNIILLHSLRACYRLLEDGVLLNRLMVFNLPGAREQLLAQHLDIHRAVTAGDAQAARRAAMDHISYVERAMVEAARTGDWQRVSRLRLKQRAETESGRSRAAEGRD